A genomic segment from Geitlerinema sp. PCC 7407 encodes:
- a CDS encoding HEAT repeat domain-containing protein translates to MTEANSPPSSPSLVDSSGEALTVDQAIANLKHPDLSLRYYAAWWLGKFSEGDPQVVDALIAALEDEDDQTELGGYPLRRNAARALGKLGDRRAVLPLVRCLDCTDFYVQEAAAQSLGMLGDPVCVPDLLRFLEGGVAAALQVPGRPHLARPVEGVIEALEALDARDAVPLVRPFLDHPVERVACMAARAMYALTQEAPYGDRLVQALGCDDVKLRRIILMDLGTSGYLAGAEAIASASVESSFKIIALKSLLDNHFKRSQSVVLSEAACQVMALMDALL, encoded by the coding sequence ATGACGGAGGCAAACTCTCCGCCGTCGAGTCCTTCGCTGGTGGATAGCAGCGGGGAGGCGTTGACGGTTGATCAAGCGATCGCAAATTTGAAGCATCCTGACCTCAGCTTGCGTTACTACGCGGCGTGGTGGCTTGGGAAGTTTTCGGAGGGGGATCCCCAGGTGGTGGATGCCCTCATTGCTGCGCTTGAGGATGAGGATGATCAAACGGAGCTCGGAGGATATCCGCTCCGGCGCAATGCGGCGAGGGCGCTGGGCAAGCTGGGCGATCGCCGAGCGGTGCTGCCTCTGGTTCGCTGCCTAGACTGCACGGATTTTTATGTGCAGGAGGCGGCGGCCCAATCCCTGGGAATGCTAGGCGATCCGGTCTGCGTGCCGGATCTGCTGCGCTTTCTTGAGGGGGGCGTGGCGGCGGCTTTGCAGGTGCCGGGTCGTCCCCACCTGGCGCGGCCAGTGGAGGGGGTGATTGAGGCGCTAGAGGCGCTGGATGCCCGGGATGCGGTGCCCTTGGTGCGGCCGTTTTTGGATCATCCGGTGGAGCGGGTGGCCTGTATGGCGGCGCGCGCGATGTATGCCCTGACGCAGGAAGCCCCCTATGGCGATCGCCTGGTGCAGGCGCTGGGGTGTGATGATGTCAAGCTGCGGCGAATCATTTTGATGGACCTTGGCACCAGTGGCTATTTGGCGGGGGCGGAGGCGATCGCGTCTGCCTCGGTGGAAAGTAGCTTCAAAATCATTGCGCTCAAAAGCTTGCTGGACAACCACTTCAAGCGTTCCCAGTCCGTTGTGCTTTCGGAGGCTGCCTGTCAGGTGATGGCGCTCATGGATGCCCTGCTCTAG
- a CDS encoding phycobilisome linker polypeptide: MFGQTGLGSNTSLNSAASRMFRVEVQGLRQTYQSDKLSYPIRQSGSVFISVPYSRMNEEMQRINRLGGKIVSIQPLVVAESASPAKEEATAANQPAKTSTRKSSSSKSAKS; encoded by the coding sequence ATGTTTGGTCAAACTGGTCTAGGCAGCAATACGAGCCTCAATAGCGCAGCCAGCCGGATGTTTCGGGTCGAGGTGCAGGGTCTGCGCCAAACCTATCAGTCGGACAAGCTTAGCTATCCGATCCGCCAGAGCGGCAGTGTGTTTATCTCGGTTCCCTACAGCCGGATGAACGAGGAAATGCAGCGAATCAACCGCTTGGGCGGCAAGATCGTGAGCATTCAGCCGCTGGTGGTGGCGGAGAGCGCGTCTCCGGCGAAGGAGGAGGCAACGGCGGCCAATCAGCCGGCAAAGACGAGCACGCGCAAGAGCTCTTCGTCGAAGTCTGCTAAGTCCTAA
- a CDS encoding phycobilisome linker polypeptide, producing the protein MFGQTMLGRANLSDSANRIFSIEVEGLRQSDASDRLSYSIRNSGTTSIRVPYSRLNEEMQRINRLGGKIVGVKAAS; encoded by the coding sequence ATGTTTGGTCAAACAATGTTGGGCAGAGCGAACCTGAGCGACTCTGCAAACCGGATTTTTTCCATTGAAGTTGAGGGCCTGCGCCAGTCTGATGCGTCGGATCGCTTGAGCTACTCCATTCGCAATAGCGGCACGACTTCGATTCGGGTTCCCTACAGCCGTCTCAATGAAGAGATGCAGCGGATTAATCGTCTCGGCGGCAAGATTGTTGGCGTGAAAGCGGCTTCTTAG